Proteins encoded together in one Mycobacterium sp. MS1601 window:
- the ispG gene encoding flavodoxin-dependent (E)-4-hydroxy-3-methylbut-2-enyl-diphosphate synthase, with amino-acid sequence MTMIGLGMPAAPAPTLSPRRKTRQLMVGGVGVGSEHPIAVQSMCTTKTHDINSTLQQIAELTASGCDIVRVACPRQEDADALPAIAKKANIPVIADIHFQPKYIFAAIDAGCAAVRVNPGNIKEFDGRVKEVAKAAGDAGIPIRIGVNAGSLDPRLLKKYGKATPEALVESALWEASLFEEHGFGDIKISVKHNDPVIMVAAYEQLAAQCDYPLHLGVTEAGPAFQGTIKSAVAFGALLSKGIGDTIRVSLSAPPVEEIKVGNQILESLNLRPRGLEIVSCPSCGRAQVDVYTLANEVTAGLEGMNVPLRVAVMGCVVNGPGEAREADLGVASGNGKGQIFVRGEVIKTVPEAQIVETLIEEALRIAEERGEDASASGPPVVTVS; translated from the coding sequence ATGACCATGATCGGCCTGGGTATGCCGGCAGCCCCGGCGCCCACGCTCTCCCCGAGGCGCAAGACGCGCCAGCTGATGGTGGGCGGTGTCGGCGTCGGCAGTGAGCATCCGATCGCCGTGCAGTCGATGTGCACCACCAAGACCCACGACATCAACTCCACGCTGCAGCAGATCGCCGAACTGACGGCCTCCGGCTGCGACATCGTGCGCGTCGCCTGCCCGCGCCAGGAAGACGCCGACGCGCTGCCCGCGATCGCCAAAAAGGCGAACATCCCGGTGATCGCCGACATCCACTTCCAGCCCAAGTACATCTTCGCCGCCATCGACGCCGGGTGCGCCGCGGTCCGGGTGAACCCCGGCAACATCAAAGAGTTCGACGGCCGGGTCAAGGAGGTCGCCAAGGCGGCCGGTGACGCGGGCATCCCGATCCGCATCGGCGTCAACGCCGGCTCGCTGGATCCGCGGCTGCTGAAGAAGTACGGCAAGGCCACCCCGGAGGCTCTGGTGGAGTCCGCGCTCTGGGAGGCCTCGCTGTTCGAAGAACACGGCTTCGGCGACATCAAGATCAGCGTCAAGCACAACGACCCGGTGATCATGGTGGCTGCCTACGAGCAGTTGGCCGCGCAGTGCGATTACCCGCTGCACCTCGGCGTCACCGAGGCCGGGCCGGCTTTCCAGGGCACCATCAAGTCGGCGGTTGCGTTCGGTGCGCTGCTGAGCAAGGGCATCGGCGACACCATCCGCGTGTCCCTGTCGGCGCCGCCGGTCGAGGAGATCAAGGTCGGCAACCAGATCCTGGAGTCGCTGAACCTGCGTCCGCGCGGGCTGGAGATCGTGTCCTGCCCGTCCTGCGGTCGCGCGCAGGTCGACGTCTACACCCTGGCCAACGAGGTCACCGCCGGTCTCGAGGGGATGAACGTGCCGCTGCGGGTGGCCGTGATGGGGTGTGTGGTGAACGGACCGGGTGAGGCCCGCGAGGCCGATCTGGGCGTTGCGTCCGGAAATGGCAAGGGCCAGATCTTCGTTCGCGGTGAAGTCATCAAGACGGTGCCGGAGGCGCAGATCGTCGAGACCCTGATCGAAGAGGCGTTGCGAATCGCCGAGGAGCGCGGTGAAGACGCAAGTGCCAGCGGACCGCCGGTGGTGACCGTAAGCTAG
- a CDS encoding M50 family metallopeptidase produces MMFALGIVLFALAILVSVALHECGHMWVARATGMKVRRYFVGFGPTLWSTWRPNRLGETEYGIKAIPLGGFCDIAGMTSVEELSPEDRKYAMFRQKTWKRVAVLFAGPAMNFIIGLVLIYGIAVVWGLPNLHPPTTAIVGQTACVAPEIARGELGECAGAGPAAQAGIQSGDTIVKVGDTPVANFDEMVTAVRELNAPTPFTVERDGRQFTTVVDVTQTKRITTGADGAEQTIDVGAIGVAAAQFGPTHHNPLSAIPATFAFTGDLAVELGKALANIPTKIGALVDAIGGGERDPETPISVVGASIIGGDTVDAGLWVAFWFFLAQLNFVLGAVNLVPLLPFDGGHIAIAVYEKIRNMLRAARGRVAAAPVNYLKLMPATYVVLVVVVGYMLLTVTADLVNPIRLFQ; encoded by the coding sequence ATGATGTTCGCTCTGGGAATCGTGCTGTTCGCCCTGGCCATCCTGGTCTCGGTGGCGCTGCACGAGTGCGGCCACATGTGGGTGGCCCGCGCCACCGGCATGAAGGTGCGCCGGTACTTCGTCGGATTCGGGCCGACGCTCTGGTCGACGTGGCGGCCCAACCGCCTGGGTGAGACCGAATACGGCATCAAGGCCATCCCGCTGGGCGGCTTCTGCGACATCGCCGGGATGACCTCGGTGGAGGAACTGTCTCCCGAGGATCGCAAGTACGCGATGTTCCGGCAGAAGACCTGGAAGCGGGTCGCGGTCCTGTTCGCCGGGCCGGCGATGAACTTCATCATCGGCCTGGTGCTGATCTACGGCATCGCCGTGGTCTGGGGCCTGCCCAACCTGCACCCGCCCACCACTGCGATCGTCGGCCAAACGGCTTGTGTGGCACCGGAAATCGCCCGCGGTGAATTGGGTGAATGCGCCGGCGCCGGGCCGGCTGCCCAGGCCGGCATCCAGTCCGGTGACACCATCGTCAAGGTGGGCGACACCCCGGTCGCCAACTTCGACGAGATGGTGACCGCGGTGCGCGAGCTCAACGCGCCGACGCCGTTCACCGTGGAACGCGACGGCAGGCAGTTCACCACCGTCGTCGACGTCACCCAGACCAAGCGCATCACCACCGGCGCCGACGGCGCCGAGCAGACCATCGACGTCGGCGCCATCGGCGTCGCCGCCGCCCAGTTCGGGCCCACCCACCACAACCCGCTCTCGGCGATCCCGGCCACCTTCGCCTTCACCGGCGATCTTGCGGTCGAACTCGGCAAGGCGCTGGCGAACATCCCCACCAAGATCGGCGCTCTGGTGGACGCCATCGGCGGCGGCGAACGCGACCCCGAGACGCCCATCAGCGTGGTCGGCGCCTCCATCATCGGTGGCGACACCGTCGACGCCGGACTGTGGGTGGCGTTCTGGTTCTTCCTGGCCCAGCTGAACTTCGTGCTCGGCGCGGTGAACCTGGTGCCGCTGCTGCCGTTCGACGGCGGCCACATCGCGATTGCGGTCTACGAGAAGATCCGCAATATGCTCCGAGCGGCGCGCGGCAGGGTGGCCGCCGCCCCCGTCAACTACCTCAAGCTGATGCCCGCCACCTACGTAGTGTTGGTGGTGGTGGTCGGCTACATGCTGCTGACCGTGACTGCAGATCTGGTCAACCCGATCAGGCTGTTCCAATAG
- the dxr gene encoding 1-deoxy-D-xylulose-5-phosphate reductoisomerase, with product MVTNRVRVLILGSTGSIGTQALDVIAANPDRFEVVGLAAYGGNPDLLAQQAQQTGVTNIAVADPAGAQRVSDLGVSVRYSGPEAATRIVEDTPADVVLNALVGALGLRPTLAALHSGARLALANKESLVAGGPLVLEAAAPGQIVPVDSEHSALAQCLRGGAPEEVASLVLTASGGPFRGWRAEDLEAVTPEQAGAHPTWSMGPMNTLNSASLVNKGLELIETHLLFGIPYDKIEVVVHPQSIVHSMVTFCDGSTLAQASPPDMKLPIALALGWPARVPGAAGACDWSTASTWEFEPLDSAVFPAVDLARRAGTAGGCMTAVYNAANEEAAAAFLAGRISFPTIVATVGDVLHAADQWAAQPATVDDVLDAERWARQRARTQIDRAVSRKVLTTK from the coding sequence GTGGTCACCAATCGCGTCCGGGTTCTGATCCTCGGCAGCACCGGATCCATCGGCACCCAGGCGCTCGACGTCATCGCGGCCAACCCGGACCGCTTCGAGGTCGTCGGCCTCGCGGCCTACGGCGGCAATCCCGACTTGCTGGCCCAGCAGGCGCAGCAGACCGGCGTCACCAACATCGCGGTGGCCGATCCCGCCGGCGCCCAGCGCGTCAGCGACCTGGGCGTATCGGTCCGGTACTCGGGACCCGAGGCCGCCACCCGGATCGTCGAGGACACCCCCGCCGACGTCGTGCTCAACGCTTTGGTGGGAGCGCTCGGGCTGCGGCCCACGTTGGCGGCCCTGCACAGTGGCGCCCGGCTTGCCCTGGCCAACAAGGAATCGCTGGTGGCAGGTGGTCCGCTGGTACTCGAGGCGGCCGCGCCAGGTCAGATCGTGCCCGTCGACTCCGAGCACTCGGCCCTGGCCCAGTGCCTGCGTGGCGGCGCCCCCGAGGAGGTGGCCAGCCTGGTGTTGACCGCCTCCGGCGGACCGTTCCGCGGCTGGCGCGCCGAGGACCTCGAGGCCGTCACCCCTGAGCAGGCCGGTGCTCATCCCACCTGGTCGATGGGGCCGATGAACACCCTGAACTCGGCGTCGCTGGTGAACAAGGGGCTCGAGCTCATCGAGACTCACCTGCTGTTCGGCATCCCTTACGACAAGATCGAGGTGGTGGTGCACCCGCAGTCGATCGTGCACTCCATGGTGACCTTCTGCGACGGGTCCACCCTGGCCCAGGCGTCGCCGCCGGACATGAAACTGCCGATCGCGCTGGCCCTGGGCTGGCCGGCCCGGGTGCCGGGAGCGGCCGGCGCCTGCGACTGGAGCACCGCCTCCACCTGGGAGTTCGAGCCCCTGGACAGTGCTGTGTTCCCCGCGGTGGACCTGGCCCGGCGCGCCGGAACCGCGGGCGGGTGCATGACCGCGGTCTACAACGCCGCCAATGAAGAGGCCGCTGCGGCGTTCCTGGCGGGCCGGATCTCGTTCCCGACCATCGTGGCAACGGTGGGTGACGTGTTGCACGCCGCCGATCAATGGGCAGCGCAACCGGCTACCGTGGACGATGTACTCGACGCTGAACGCTGGGCTCGACAGCGCGCTCGGACGCAGATCGATCGAGCGGTTTCACGGAAGGTCCTCACCACAAAATGA
- a CDS encoding fasciclin domain-containing protein, protein MYAIQHRILAAGFAATAAFAMSACSGEQAESNVSSASSAASSAAESATGQTSTMAAPTSSASADPAANLVGAGCAAYAEQVPDGPGSVTGMAQDPVTVAASNNPMLTTLTQALSGQLNPNVNLVDTLNGGEFTVFAPTDDAFAKIDAATLEQLKTDSDLLTSILTYHVVPGQASPAQVVGEHTTVQGEPVSVTGEGDDLLVNDAGLVCGGVQTANATVYMIDTVLMPPAS, encoded by the coding sequence ATGTATGCGATCCAGCACAGAATCCTCGCCGCAGGCTTCGCCGCCACCGCGGCGTTCGCCATGTCGGCGTGTTCGGGCGAACAGGCGGAGAGCAATGTCTCCTCGGCGTCCAGCGCGGCGTCGTCGGCAGCGGAGTCCGCGACAGGCCAGACCAGCACCATGGCGGCGCCCACCTCCAGCGCCAGTGCCGATCCCGCCGCCAATCTGGTGGGCGCGGGCTGCGCGGCGTATGCCGAACAGGTCCCCGACGGGCCGGGATCGGTGACGGGCATGGCCCAGGATCCGGTGACCGTGGCCGCATCGAACAACCCGATGCTCACGACCCTGACTCAGGCACTCTCAGGTCAGCTCAACCCGAACGTGAACCTGGTCGACACGCTCAATGGAGGCGAGTTCACCGTGTTCGCTCCCACCGACGACGCGTTCGCCAAGATCGACGCGGCCACACTCGAGCAACTCAAGACCGATTCGGATCTGCTGACATCGATCCTGACCTACCATGTGGTTCCGGGACAGGCGAGCCCGGCGCAGGTCGTCGGCGAGCACACGACCGTGCAGGGCGAGCCGGTGTCGGTCACCGGGGAAGGCGATGACCTGTTGGTCAACGACGCCGGACTGGTGTGCGGGGGCGTACAAACCGCCAACGCGACCGTCTACATGATTGATACTGTGTTGATGCCGCCAGCATCCTGA
- a CDS encoding cytochrome c biogenesis protein CcdA: MTTLALIGFVGGLITGVSPCILPVLPVIFLSGAHSERTRHQKLRPYLVVFGLVVSFSLVTLAGSALLSLLRLPQDSLRWLALMALAAIGLGLIFPKIEELLEKPFTKLPQKQIATRSSGFGLGITLGVLYVPCAGPVLAAIVIAGATGSIGPETLVLTFAFAVGAAIPLLVFALAGQRITQRMSAFRTRQRRIRVAAGLVTIALAVALVFNLPAVLQRSIPDYTTALQDRVSGEQLDLGGLINDQNAQLSNCTNGADELEDCGPAPDITGITSWFNTPDNTSVDLRALRGKVVLVDFWAYSCINCQRAAPHLVDWYKSYGDKGFEIIGVHTPEYAFEKVESNVMHGADDLGITYPVALDNSYSTWTNYRNRYWPAKYLIDATGTVRHIKLGEGDYSTTENLIRELLRQANPSVDLPEVSEKKDTTPQSGLTPETYLSVGKVVNYGGLGTYDQGSAEFAVPPDLPRDTFALAGPWALDYQGATAVSSDSGISLNFHAEDVYIVVGGTGSLTVTKDGRRVTTDISGPPTAYRIVDEPAVATGHLDVRVDEGLQVFSFTYG; the protein is encoded by the coding sequence ATGACGACGCTCGCGCTGATCGGATTCGTCGGAGGACTGATCACCGGAGTCTCGCCGTGCATCCTGCCTGTGCTGCCGGTGATCTTCCTCAGCGGCGCACACAGCGAGCGCACCCGGCATCAGAAGCTGCGGCCGTATCTGGTCGTCTTCGGCTTGGTCGTGAGCTTCAGTCTCGTAACGCTCGCGGGGTCAGCCCTGCTGTCGCTGCTACGTCTGCCGCAGGACAGTCTTCGATGGCTCGCGCTGATGGCACTGGCGGCCATCGGGTTGGGACTCATTTTCCCGAAAATCGAAGAGCTACTGGAGAAACCGTTCACAAAACTGCCTCAGAAGCAGATCGCGACACGCAGCAGCGGGTTCGGGCTGGGGATCACCCTCGGCGTCCTGTACGTGCCGTGCGCAGGTCCAGTGCTGGCCGCCATCGTGATCGCCGGCGCCACCGGCTCGATCGGTCCCGAAACACTGGTACTCACATTCGCGTTCGCCGTGGGTGCCGCCATTCCACTCTTGGTGTTCGCTTTGGCAGGCCAGCGGATAACACAACGGATGAGTGCGTTTCGCACCCGCCAACGCCGGATTCGGGTTGCTGCCGGACTGGTCACCATAGCACTGGCCGTGGCGTTGGTCTTCAATCTTCCTGCAGTGCTGCAACGTTCGATTCCGGACTACACCACTGCGCTACAGGACCGGGTCAGCGGCGAACAACTTGACCTCGGCGGGCTGATCAACGATCAGAACGCGCAGTTGTCGAACTGCACCAATGGCGCCGACGAACTCGAGGACTGCGGACCCGCCCCCGACATCACGGGCATCACATCGTGGTTCAACACCCCCGACAACACTTCTGTAGATCTGCGCGCACTGCGCGGCAAAGTGGTGCTGGTCGATTTCTGGGCATACTCCTGCATCAACTGCCAGCGGGCCGCCCCACATCTCGTGGACTGGTACAAATCCTACGGCGACAAGGGTTTTGAGATCATCGGCGTGCACACCCCGGAATACGCGTTCGAGAAGGTGGAATCGAACGTGATGCACGGCGCCGACGATCTGGGAATTACCTACCCGGTGGCGCTGGACAACTCGTACTCGACGTGGACCAACTACCGCAACCGCTACTGGCCCGCGAAGTACCTGATCGATGCGACCGGTACGGTGCGACACATCAAGTTGGGCGAAGGCGACTATTCCACCACCGAGAATCTGATCCGAGAGCTGCTCCGCCAGGCCAACCCCAGCGTGGACCTACCGGAAGTCAGTGAAAAGAAGGACACCACACCACAATCCGGACTCACGCCCGAGACATATCTCAGCGTCGGCAAGGTGGTGAACTACGGTGGGCTGGGCACCTACGACCAGGGCAGCGCGGAGTTTGCGGTGCCACCAGATCTCCCCCGCGACACTTTTGCCCTCGCCGGCCCGTGGGCGCTGGACTATCAGGGTGCCACCGCGGTCAGTTCGGATTCCGGTATTTCACTGAACTTTCATGCCGAAGATGTCTACATCGTCGTCGGAGGAACCGGCTCCCTCACTGTCACCAAAGATGGCCGACGTGTCACCACCGACATCTCGGGACCACCCACGGCATATCGCATCGTCGACGAACCCGCGGTCGCGACCGGACATCTCGACGTTCGCGTCGACGAGGGGTTGCAAGTATTTTCGTTCACTTACGGTTGA
- a CDS encoding fasciclin domain-containing protein: protein MGLTLAGAPAAVGEPMGPMGPGCAAYAEQNPTGPASVTGMSQDPVTVAASNNPMLTTLTSAVSGQLNPDVNLVDTLNGGEFTVFAPTDDAFAKIDPTTIETLKTDAAMLTNILTYHVVPGRVSPEQVAGTHTTVQGAPVTVAGPADQLVVNDASVLCGGVQTANATVYLVDTVLMPPATFNR, encoded by the coding sequence ATGGGCTTGACACTGGCCGGCGCCCCTGCCGCGGTTGGCGAACCCATGGGTCCGATGGGCCCGGGATGCGCGGCGTATGCCGAACAGAATCCGACGGGTCCGGCGTCGGTGACGGGCATGTCCCAGGATCCGGTCACAGTGGCCGCGTCGAACAACCCGATGCTCACCACGCTCACCTCGGCGGTATCCGGTCAGCTCAATCCGGACGTCAACCTCGTCGACACCCTCAACGGTGGTGAGTTCACGGTGTTCGCCCCCACTGACGACGCGTTCGCCAAGATCGATCCCACCACCATCGAGACGTTGAAAACCGACGCTGCGATGTTGACGAACATCCTTACCTACCATGTGGTTCCGGGTCGGGTCAGCCCCGAGCAGGTGGCCGGCACACACACCACCGTGCAGGGAGCGCCGGTGACTGTGGCCGGACCGGCAGACCAACTCGTGGTCAATGACGCCTCGGTGCTCTGTGGTGGCGTCCAGACGGCAAATGCCACCGTGTACCTGGTCGACACCGTGCTGATGCCGCCCGCCACCTTCAATCGCTGA
- the puuE gene encoding allantoinase PuuE, with the protein MAGMTLHDYPRDMVGYGPNPPHPNWPGGANIAVQFVLNYEEGAENNVLDGDTRSETFLSEVIGAQPFPNRHMSLESLYEYGSRAGLWRVLRVFERRGLPLTIFGVAMALARNPEAVKAFQERGDEIACHGLRWLSYQLIDPHVEREHMAEAVALITELTGAPPLGWYTGRDSPQTRQLVVEHGGFLYDSDSYSDDLPYWTRVDGHDHLVVPYTLDTNDMKFVSTSGFPSGDEFFAYLRDAFDVLYAEGAAGAPKMLSVGLHCRLVGRPARVASLERFLDHVQSHDKVWITRRVDIARHWIEHFPPPLSD; encoded by the coding sequence ATGGCCGGCATGACGCTGCACGACTATCCGCGTGACATGGTGGGCTACGGTCCCAATCCGCCGCACCCGAACTGGCCAGGCGGCGCCAACATCGCCGTTCAGTTCGTCCTCAACTATGAGGAGGGTGCTGAGAACAACGTGCTCGACGGCGACACCCGTTCGGAGACATTTCTCTCGGAAGTCATTGGTGCCCAGCCTTTTCCCAACCGACACATGAGCCTGGAGTCGTTGTACGAGTACGGCTCCCGCGCCGGTTTGTGGCGAGTGCTGCGGGTGTTCGAGCGCCGCGGCCTCCCGCTGACCATCTTTGGTGTCGCCATGGCCCTGGCCCGCAATCCTGAAGCAGTCAAGGCCTTCCAGGAGCGGGGTGACGAGATCGCCTGCCACGGCCTGCGGTGGCTGAGCTACCAGCTGATCGATCCGCATGTGGAGCGCGAGCACATGGCCGAGGCGGTGGCGTTGATCACTGAACTGACCGGTGCGCCGCCGCTGGGTTGGTACACCGGGCGCGACTCACCCCAGACCCGGCAACTGGTGGTCGAGCACGGCGGGTTCCTCTACGACTCCGACTCCTACTCCGACGACCTTCCGTACTGGACCAGGGTGGACGGTCACGACCACCTGGTGGTGCCCTACACGTTGGACACCAACGACATGAAGTTCGTGTCCACCAGCGGATTCCCGTCCGGTGACGAGTTCTTCGCGTACCTGCGCGACGCCTTCGACGTGCTGTACGCCGAAGGCGCCGCGGGTGCACCCAAGATGCTGTCGGTCGGTCTGCACTGCAGGCTGGTGGGCCGGCCCGCCCGCGTCGCCTCCCTGGAGCGCTTCCTGGACCACGTGCAATCCCATGACAAGGTGTGGATCACGCGGCGGGTGGACATTGCCCGACACTGGATCGAGCACTTCCCGCCGCCGCTCAGCGATTGA
- a CDS encoding cryptochrome/photolyase family protein, which yields MTRVLWFRRDLRLGDLPALLDAGADDAEVLACYVLDPRLTASSGPRRLQFLYDSLRELRDALDGRLLVTRGRPDSRIPAVVKAVGATSVHVSEEFTPFGRARDEQVAKALGEVPLERSGSAYLVSPGRVTKDDGSPYKVFTPYFRRWREHGWRAPAKTGPKSARWIDPADVSGAGTNIEIPDPGTQLPYPAGEKAARRRWKRFVEQNLDGYSGDRDRPDLDTTSRMSAYLHFGNIHPRTLAADLGKAEGPSAYLRELAFRDFYASVLAEWPRSAWWNFNSDFDAIEVDDDDELFTAWKEGRTGFPIVDAGMRQLRESGFMHNRVRMITASFLVKDLHLPWQWGARWFLEQLLDGDIASNQHGWQWAAGCGTDAAPYFRVFNPDTQGKKFDPEQAYVRRWVPEYGSDDYPAPIVDHSAERAEALRRYNALS from the coding sequence ATGACTCGGGTGCTGTGGTTTCGTCGCGACCTTCGGCTGGGAGATCTCCCCGCGCTGCTCGACGCTGGAGCCGACGACGCCGAGGTGCTGGCCTGCTACGTGCTGGACCCCCGTCTGACGGCCTCCTCGGGGCCGCGGCGGTTGCAGTTCCTCTACGACTCGCTGCGCGAATTGCGCGACGCTCTCGACGGCAGGTTGCTGGTCACCCGGGGACGTCCCGACTCCCGCATCCCCGCGGTGGTCAAGGCCGTCGGCGCCACCTCGGTGCACGTGTCCGAGGAATTCACCCCGTTCGGCCGGGCGCGTGACGAGCAGGTGGCCAAAGCACTGGGCGAGGTACCGCTGGAGAGGTCCGGCTCGGCTTACCTGGTCTCCCCCGGTCGTGTCACCAAGGACGATGGCTCCCCCTACAAGGTGTTCACCCCGTACTTCCGCCGCTGGCGCGAGCACGGCTGGCGCGCGCCGGCCAAGACCGGGCCAAAGTCGGCGCGCTGGATCGACCCCGCCGACGTGTCCGGGGCGGGCACGAACATCGAGATCCCCGACCCGGGTACCCAGCTGCCCTATCCGGCCGGCGAGAAGGCCGCCAGGCGGCGCTGGAAGCGGTTCGTCGAGCAGAACCTCGATGGCTACTCCGGTGACCGCGACCGGCCCGACCTGGACACCACCAGCCGGATGTCGGCCTACCTGCACTTCGGCAACATCCATCCCCGCACCCTGGCTGCCGACCTGGGCAAGGCCGAAGGTCCGTCGGCGTACCTGCGGGAACTGGCGTTTCGCGACTTCTACGCCAGTGTGCTCGCCGAATGGCCCCGCAGCGCGTGGTGGAACTTCAACAGCGACTTCGACGCCATCGAGGTCGACGACGACGACGAACTGTTCACCGCGTGGAAGGAAGGCCGCACCGGGTTTCCCATCGTCGATGCCGGGATGCGGCAGCTGCGCGAGAGCGGCTTCATGCACAACCGGGTGCGGATGATCACCGCGTCGTTCCTCGTCAAAGATCTGCATCTGCCGTGGCAGTGGGGTGCACGCTGGTTCCTGGAGCAGTTGCTCGACGGCGACATCGCCAGCAATCAACACGGCTGGCAGTGGGCGGCCGGATGCGGCACCGACGCCGCGCCGTACTTCCGGGTGTTCAATCCGGACACCCAGGGCAAGAAGTTCGACCCCGAGCAGGCCTACGTGCGCCGCTGGGTGCCCGAGTACGGCAGCGACGACTATCCGGCTCCGATCGTCGACCACAGCGCCGAGCGCGCCGAGGCGCTACGCCGGTACAACGCGCTGAGCTGA
- a CDS encoding DUF2631 domain-containing protein, whose protein sequence is MVSTEVERYDDVDPADVPSAKWGWSKINYRTWHLTGLFIIGFLLLMMHGNHVGHVEDYFLIGFAVIATFFLVRDWWGRQKGWIR, encoded by the coding sequence GTGGTCAGCACCGAGGTGGAGCGCTACGACGACGTCGATCCTGCCGATGTGCCGTCCGCCAAGTGGGGTTGGAGCAAGATCAACTACCGCACCTGGCATCTGACCGGGCTGTTTATCATCGGCTTCCTGCTACTGATGATGCACGGCAACCATGTCGGCCACGTCGAGGACTACTTCCTCATCGGCTTCGCCGTCATCGCCACGTTTTTCCTGGTGCGCGACTGGTGGGGTCGCCAAAAGGGCTGGATTCGCTAG
- the rlmN gene encoding 23S rRNA (adenine(2503)-C(2))-methyltransferase RlmN, which produces MNLPLVFEAPRRALPPRHFADLDADARAAAVAELGLPAFRGKQLASQYYGRLIADPEQMTDLPAGLRTQLGESLFPELLKVAKQIQCDAGETRKTLWRAVDGTTFESVLMRYPDRNTVCISSQAGCGMACPFCATGQGGLMRNLSTAEIVEQVRAAGAAVRDEFDGRLSNVVFMGMGEPLANYNRVVAAVHRIVDPSPQGFGISARSVTVSTVGLAPAIRKLADEKLGVTLALSLHTPDDELRDTLVPVNNRWKIEEVLDAARYYADRTGRRVSVEYALIRDVNDQPWRADLLGKKLHTAFGPLVHVNLIPLNPTPGSEWDASPKPVEREFVKRVRAKGVSCTVRDTRGREIAAACGQLAAEGRGR; this is translated from the coding sequence ATGAATCTTCCCCTGGTATTCGAGGCACCGCGACGGGCACTTCCCCCGCGGCATTTTGCCGATCTGGACGCCGACGCACGCGCGGCCGCCGTCGCTGAACTGGGGCTTCCGGCCTTTCGCGGCAAACAGCTGGCCTCGCAGTACTACGGCAGGTTGATCGCCGACCCCGAGCAGATGACCGACCTGCCCGCCGGGTTGCGCACGCAGCTGGGCGAATCGCTGTTTCCGGAGTTGCTGAAGGTTGCCAAGCAGATCCAGTGTGACGCGGGGGAGACCCGTAAGACGCTGTGGCGGGCAGTCGACGGCACCACCTTCGAGTCGGTGCTGATGCGTTACCCCGACCGCAACACCGTCTGCATCTCGTCGCAGGCAGGCTGCGGCATGGCCTGCCCGTTCTGTGCCACCGGCCAGGGCGGCTTGATGCGCAACCTGTCCACCGCAGAGATCGTCGAGCAGGTGCGCGCCGCAGGTGCCGCGGTGCGCGACGAGTTCGACGGCCGGCTGTCCAACGTGGTGTTCATGGGCATGGGCGAGCCGTTGGCCAACTACAACCGCGTGGTGGCCGCGGTGCACCGCATCGTCGACCCGTCACCGCAGGGGTTCGGCATCTCGGCGCGTTCGGTCACGGTGTCCACCGTGGGGCTGGCGCCCGCCATCCGCAAGCTGGCCGACGAGAAGCTGGGCGTGACGCTGGCGTTGTCGCTGCACACCCCGGACGACGAACTGCGCGACACCCTGGTTCCGGTGAACAACCGCTGGAAGATCGAAGAGGTGCTGGACGCCGCACGCTACTACGCCGACCGCACCGGACGGCGGGTCTCGGTGGAGTACGCGCTGATCCGTGACGTCAACGATCAGCCGTGGCGGGCAGATCTGCTGGGCAAGAAGCTGCATACGGCGTTCGGGCCGCTGGTACACGTGAACTTGATCCCGCTGAACCCGACCCCGGGCAGCGAGTGGGACGCCAGTCCCAAACCGGTGGAGCGGGAATTCGTGAAGCGGGTGCGTGCCAAGGGCGTGTCGTGCACGGTGCGGGACACGCGGGGCCGTGAGATTGCCGCCGCGTGTGGCCAGCTGGCGGCCGAGGGACGAGGCCGGTAG